GTGCGCACAAACATACTTTTGCATGCTACTTTGGCCATTAACTGTTTTCACCGGTGAGACTAAGGTAAAGTACCTTAAAACGTGAACGCATGAGACGTAAGAATGCTAACGTCAGTACTAAACGGGCATTACATTATCAAATCTGACAAGGGTAACTGTTGTGATGTTACAGAGAGACGGACTGTTATTTAGGGTTTAAAGGGACAGGGTTTACACTAGTCccaatgcatgtttgagctgccttcattttaaaacatttcgcactgacatatctaaacatatatcaatgccattgttttgtctcaagatgcacataCGTTTTTTAttatgtcctaatataactaaagcctagtcctggattaatttaaacccTACCCCATTGAGATTGAACTTCATTAGGATCATCAAATCTGGATAGATTTATGTTCTTTTTGGGGAATTCTTTTCGAAGTTCCCCAGATGTTTTGTAATGAAGTTACAAAAGCTAGTTTTGAAAGCGTCTTTCTCGGCCCGGTGTTGTTGAAGTATGGAAGACTATAAGTTATGATGACGTAAAAGCAACTTAACATTTGAGTGAATATACCTTTGGCTTTCTTGAgttttaaattcatttttatatttttttggagGGGGGGTCTCACCTTAAAACGAATGGTATGATGTATAGTTATTTACCAAAGTATCAGAGTTTGTgctcatatttaaaaaacacgTATAGGATGAACAAGAAAGTGCCTCTTTCGTTATGATACACACGTCTTTGTTTTCTGATCTACGTCAGATGTTTGGATTATTAAGTTATATTGCCAAACAAAGGAAGACACTAAGTTCTCTCTCCAGCTTAGGTATAAAACAATTCTGCATGTTTTGTCTGCTTGGTTTTTAGAAAACAAAAACGTTTCGACATACTAAAACgagtttaataaataaaagactatttaaaaAGACAATAGTAAAAAGGCACACAGTCTTTAGACAAATGGTACAGAAAAGTAAACAGTTTCTCTTTCTTTACAAATACTTGTTCTTCAGTAGTTCGTGTTTAACCTCAACGCACACCCATAGCTTTACTAAAAAAAGTCTCGTGtcggtacaaaataaaacgaaTCCTCTCAGTAGTGTTTACTCTTTAACGCCTGGTAAACGAACAAACTGTCCACGTTGGCCCCAATCCTTCATGTTTAACAAAGTCGCCTGTCAATCGTTCAGGTCCAAAATGTCTGCAGCATTTATTTCCTGAGAGCTCCTACCAAACCATCTCCAAACGTAAGTGCAAGGAGGGAAAAACATCCTCCTCCCACGAGGGCTCGAAAAAAGCACCCCATGTGGGCTTTTTGAAAAAGCATCAACTGCAAGATTGCTCCTCTCGCAAGGGAAAAACAGCTACCATCTAGAAACGGACAATAGGGTCCTATGTGTCGACCGGGGAGGCGTCTTCCGTGACTATTTGGATGTGCGTGGTGGACGACTCCATGTCCTCTTCCCTATCTTCGTCTTCGTCGTCTCCTTGGCTCTGTTCGTCCTTTTCTGTGCCCTCCGAGTCCTCTTCCTCTAACGTTAACTCGAATTGAAACTTGTCCGGCCCCGAACCCCCGCCGTTGCCCTCTTTGTCGGGCTGGTAGAAGGGTGGGGATGGGCTCTGAGGGATCATGCTCTGGTACCAGTTCCGATTATCTTCCAGCGTGTCCAGGATATCCTGGGCGTCCGGATGCACCAAGTCAGCCCAGGTCTCCCACAGCGGGTGAACGATGTAGTCGATAAAACCCACCTGAcgagagaaaaaaaaatttagtatGTTAAGATATTTTCCCTATACACTCTACCTAGTTTACCGTGAATTGTAGCATGTTACCGTACCTGTGATTTCTCCACTGAGGCAGTGTGTTTGTCACACATGGGACTAATCTCCATGCCACGTTCTCGCTCTCGATCGCCCTGGTGAAAGAACTCCTCCATAATTCGGTCTGTCCATTGGCGGTACAGCTCCAGAGACTTTGTGGGATTGCTTAGATCGGCACAATGAACCATGTTTCGCAAAACCTGCAAAAAATAGAGTTTTTTTAGCCATTTAACCCAAACAAGGCAACGTAAGGTTGAAATTTATACACAAATTTATACTGTTCGGGGAAAAATTTGGAGCATCTCCTGAAAACAGTTAAAATTGAATTGATGGCTTTAAAAAGTTGGTTTGATGATAATCGACTTTCATTGAATTTGATTAAAACAAAGTTCATAATATTCAGCAATCGACAAAGTAATATCAAAGCTAAAATTATGATTTGTAAGACGGAAATAGAAAGAGTATATGAATATAAATTTTTGGGTGTTACAATAGACCATAAATTAAGCTGGAAATCACATATAAAccatgtaaaaacaaaaatgtctaAATCCATTGCGATATTAAATagaataaaacatattttaaatgaaaaaacattatataCATTGTATTGTTCTCTCATAGTTCCATACATTACTTATTGTGTGGTGGTGTGGGGACATGCATATAAAACTAATACAAAACCAATATATATGTTACAAAAGAAAgcaataaggattgtactgtaaAACGGGCTGACTATTATGAACcaacaaataaattatttataaatttacAAGCTTTAAAATTTGTTGATTTAGTTAACCTTTATACTGCACAGGTCATGTATAAAGTTTATAAGAATTTACTTCCAAATTGTGTACAGAGGATGTTCAAAATAAGAGAAAGTCATTATAATCTTAGAGGAATGTATATGTTTATAAAAGTAAGGGCAAGAACCAATACAAAAAACAGATGTATATCTGTTAAAGGAGTTAAACTATGGAATAATTGTGACAAGGAATTAAAATTGTGTACATCACTCActacatttaagaaaatgtttaagaATAAGGTAATAAATAACTACAAAAAACTATATGAATAATTAAGTAcgatataatttatatatattttttattattttattttttatttttttctatttgttttctttttgtgtaCCTTTGTATTTATATCTTCATAAATTGTCTTATGTAactgtatgtttattttgaatgtaCCAGTTTTGCTTATTGCGTAATTATGTATAAAGGGTAGGCAAAATAAGCATAAGCTTCAGCCTGCACCTTTTTCGGTTGAtatgtatgtatacattttgtttgttttggaaATTATGTGTGAGGACCGAAATAAATTTtgttgattgattgattgattgaaatATATGTAATTAGCTAACCaattaaaatccattaaaacGGAAGTTGTACCTGTATCCTATCTGTGTAGTTGTCCAGAAGCAGCACTCCTGAACTTGTCACTTTCTTCGTCTCTACCATGGTCTTCAGATCAGCCAGTAAGCTCATGTGCTTAGACATGTCTGTGGCCAGTACCTGTTAACAGGACAACATTTAAGAATGCATTTCGGCATCAAGGCATTGTACACGAAAGCATGGACGAGCACAGAATAAAAAATCTTACCATGTCGATGACCATCTTTCGAAGTGACTGTCTCTGTTTCTTAGTGAGGTTCTGGAACATGTCGCAGTTGTCCTCCTGGAGAAGTTTAAAGCCTACAGCTAGATGGTGGTTCTCCAAAACCGACTCATCGTTATACATAAGCGCCAACTCGGAGTCTGTAAGAATTACGCATAAATGATTGATCAGTTATGGTTAATGAAACTACTTTGAGATTAAAGTTTAAGTTGTGGTCACTTACTTGTATTAATAAGGAACTGGTTTGAAACACCAGGATGGTCTACATCATGGATCGCTGCGGCAAAAATAGCAGCCAGGATCTCAAGATCGGTGAAGACAGCCTGTTTGGAACAAGGGTTAAATGgtaaataaaatggaaaaagCGGATGATGGACcgtttgtacttttacttgcaaACATTTCTTACATCTAATGCAGGGGTGGAGAGCAGAATGTGAGTTGACTGGGCCACATCGGCAGCGTGAAGGCTGTTATGATAGGCCACATCTTGGTGATAGTGTTCCTCCAAGGTCATCATATACGTCACAAATGTATCAGCCGGGATCTTAAATGTCTTGAGCAAATCTCTTtccttgaaaaaaaaaacaataaaacaatgaaaatCAGTCACAGCTACATTAAATGCACAAGGAAGGcctaataataaatatcaaGAGACTTACTTGGAAGATCGCATACATAATGCAGGTCAGAGGCCGGTTGTTTGAAAACTCTGAAACTGTAAAGATATTCAGGCCCCATTTGTTCAAATCTTCTAATTCCTAAAAAAAAAGAGGCAAGGGAATTTAGGAAGCTTGCAAAAAATATTGCACGTCAAAAATGGCACGTTACGATCGCTCTTATCCCTACCTTTGACAGTAAATCCTCCTTGTCGGTTTTGACGCCAAAGCGAGCAATGCCGCAGTTGAGGCTCGGCCCGTGGGATACCTTCTTAACGCCACTGATCTGAGTCATCAActgttttttcttcttttctctGGCTTTCGGTGTGGGCGAGGGAATCTCCACATCATTCTGTTTGTCTGTAGGAACAGCAAGAACCAGCACATTAGAACGATGGGTTACTAATTTCGCAATAAAACTCCCGATAACTAAGAAAATGAGAACTAAGATCACTGTAGACGAGAGCGGCGGTGGTTGTTGCCAGATCGCATTCCAAAATATTCAATCTCTTCATTGTAACAGACCAGACGCATACACGCCCGCACAAAAGCCCATTGTCGGAAAACCGGTGGCCCCGTATCGTGTTTCCCTCAGTGACGTCAGTAGCTGCCTTTGGCCCAGGTGCTGTGCCACAGTTGAATAGCTTACATCTGCACTATATGAGTGCTTTCTGGGATTCATTGCCCACAAACAGACTCTCATTCAGAGCGACTTGAGACTCGAGCTCTGCCGCTGAGCTATTGAAGCAGCGGTGACCCCCCTTCCCATTCCCACTCTCTATTTTCACTGTGACAGACCTGTCAACAAACCACGGCAGGGGACCACATATCCGTGCTTCATGTGGCGTCTCCTAAAGGTCAACCTTCAGGATATCAATTGACAAacaatcttaaagggacagttcagcCAAAATGCTAAATCTGTCCTGGTTTACGTCGGTGCACCCTGTATTAAAAGTTTTGGAACACAAAGTTGGTTCCAATTCTTTATTCGCTCTTGTAAGTGCCTCAGTGTGTTTTTTAGGAAATACAGTAAATGGCTTTTTTGGAATGAAAGCAAAAAATTTCTTTTATTGGGTGAACTTATCCTCGGGGACTGGAAAAATTTAGTTGAAGATGCCTTATTCATAAACCCCCATGAATATTATTCATCACTGTTGGGGATTTCCTTAACAGTGTTGGGAAATAGATCATCTATGAAATCGAAATCTTTCAATGAGAGCCAAACTGTTATGAGTGGACAGTATTATTTCCATTTTCTCAAGAGCAAAGTCGGCCCTTAGCCCCACAAGGCTTATTCGGTTATGGCAGATAACGGAGTTCTCACTGGCACGTTGCTGAAAGAGCGTGATAATGGCCGGTAATAGCCCGTGGCATGTCAGTAAATGAAAGGAGATGAAATATGAGGGTTGGTTAATTCATTATAGTCATTATCCTCTTCATTCACGTTCCTCTGTCAAACACTAACCCGTGCACAAATCTGCCGCAGTCGTTTGAATGGGCTCATGCATGATGGGTAAAACAAATGCGATGGAGTCCCCATAAGACCGAAGATGAGGAAGCACTTGATACCCTTTCATTGAAAGCCCCGTATCCGATTCAATTCTCTCTTCTTTCTTTTAATAAAGATGCAAAACAGCAGATCAAAACATTGCTTGCATACAGCCAATTAGCTTGTTTTCTCACAAACACGTTTTCTCACATGATTCAGTCACATGTCACGCTTTCTCGTACAGTATTAAAATCCCACGATCGAAGACAAGGCACACGTGCAGTGAAGACGCAATGTGCTCGAGTCAGATGTTATCTTATTATCACTGTTATACTTGCTCTTTTAGATGCAGACAGGCGGAGAACAGTGAATCGCGTGAGGCATAAACAGAGCAGTCACACGTGACACAGCACACAGATGTTTAAGCCAGTGAAATTTAACCACTTTTAGAGAGACTGCGACTCATTTCCATACACGTGAAAAGACCAAACCTTATATACGTTCACGATAAATCTTTATTAAAGCATCCTTAAAACAATATATATGTATTTGATTGTagtttaatgatttgttttgtttagaATGCAAacttaaattaagaaaaatttGATAATTGATCAAATTAAGTATGTGAgatataataattacattataatacaacataatttttttggcaaatagcttttcaaaataaaggttTCCGTGTATGTTTGTGTGATGATGGGATATGTGATTCTGCCTGTTTAAAGCACAGAAGCTGAATGAGTCACGGGTTCTCTTGGCTGGTTGCAACGTTCTGGGGGGTTCCACCATCAGTGTTGCTTTACAGCAGCATTTCATCCCCCTTTCGGTCGCCCCTCCCTCCCCTAATTCTGCTCTGCTTTCCACCCTCCCGTCCTTCTTTTCCAACTGCTGCATTGGGGATCTCTCTCCTCATGCAGAAACAAATGTGTGATGCCATCTCACGACATTCCACAAACAAAATGCGTCTTTTTATGTACAAATCTGAGTTTAGTCCCAATCAGATTTCTCATTTAGCTCGATTTCTCCAGTCTTAATCGGAAAAACAACACGTCCCGAATTCGCAATGCCGCAGTGTTACCCCATATGTTTTTTGCTTGCGTGTGTGACTGTGAATAtttattgtatgtaattacctagAAAGGTATTGGAGATGAACTCCGACACCTGGTTGCCAGATCTGCTCATCTCAGAGAGGTGCGTCAGCTCCCTGTTCAACATTCTCTTGAACTGaaaaagacagagagaaagaatcATTAGTCCAAAATCCTAAAAATAAGAACCCACATTGTTGCTTTATTTCGGTTTCATTCTCTTTAACTCATCTTTAACATTTTTCTATGTATGCATGCATTTGCGTACAATACCGCAGTGTGTTATGGAGTATCCgtcatttaaaattttttttccaataaatgagaaataatGTCATATTAACATTATAGTAActcttaaatatattttctcttAATGATGAAATTCTTATAAACctccagaataaaaaaaaagtagACACTTGTGAAAAGATTAAAATTTTGACACATTTTTACTATTTAATGTGATTATTTTGTTTACATACAAACTATTTACTACAAAGAATTTTGTAGTTTAAAAAAGACGCATTGTTGgcgataaataaataaataaacaaatgcttatataattaaataagtCCAAAATGGCAGCCATATCCTGCGCCACATCTCAGATTTGTATTGCTTATCATCATAAAAGATATGAATCCCGAAAGTAACCGATACAACTGGATGCTTTTCATCCAAATCACTATTTAAACCAATAAAAACTGATTTCAAGGAGCCCAGAACAACTCTGATCTTCGCATTCCTGCACAAGAAGCCATACAGTAGGTGTTTCACCTCAACGTCTTTCTAGACCACCAGCAAACACTCGAACCCAAAGCACAAGCCATTAGCCGACATTAAAACCGCAGATTAGCCACCATACACACCTTAATGTAACCCCAGGATACAGAGAGAAGGTAATTGGCCTCAGGCATTTTGGATCGTATTTAATCTCCACAACAGCGCACTCCTATACCACGAAGGAAAAGAGCCAGAGAGAGGCAGATGAAAGGGATTCTTCTGGATGGAAAAACGAAAAACCCCTTCTTCTCTCCTCTCCTGTTCTGCTTGGTGTGGATTAGTTGCTGAGGAGCGGGCACAAGCTGTCGTGGCGACGGCTCTTGACCGAAACGCTCCGGCATAGACTCTCCATGGTGGCGGATGAGAGCGGGGGCCGAGAGAAGGTGCTAGCCAGGATGGGAACACCCGTCCTGGGTCGGAGGATCCAGAGAACGGACGGAGCTCGAACCGACACTCTGAAAATGCCAATGAATTATGGAGATGATGAAGCAGCGGAGCAGTGGGAGGATGCGATGCTGGAAAAAAACCCAGGGATGCTCATCTGGCTGGAGGGGGGTCTTCCTCTGCTGGATTAGTGCTGCTCCAGTGCTGCAGTACGTTCTCGCTTTCTCATcatcttgctctctctctctcttttcatcTCCCCCCGTTCTCAAGTCTGTCAGCCCCAGCAACACACTTCGCACGGCACATATGATTTGACAGGGAGATGGGAAAGGAGGGGGGAGCCCCTGCCTTGTTATACAGGGTAAGCGCAGCAGAAAAGATGAGATATAAAGAACAACAGAAAGGGAGGTCTAAGGATACCCAAGGATTAAACCAAACTTTAAGCCTTTATATGTCCTAAAGCAAAAAAGGTGACTTGAGAGAAAATGTAGATAAGCTATACCCCATTCGGGTTTTTTAATACCGAGGATAGACTCAGGCGAGCCCGGTCGCCCTTCTTTATTGCATTCCCATAATGCACAAAGCTACCCTACATGGAGCTCCGTGCTATTTTTATCTCAGAGGCATCAGCTAGTGTACAGTGTGTATGGCGGGAGAGGAGATGGAGACTTGGATAATTGCCTCTCTTTGTCTTTTTCGGTGACATCAACACCCCCCGCGACTCTTTCTCGCTTTACACCATCTGCCCGAGCACCAATTACACCAACATCCCAACGCCATGGCAACAGCGTCACGTGACACGGCTGCCGCTGCGGATTCCCTCCCTCCCGATCCTCAAAAGATGGCCGCTCAGGCACCGTGAGGACACCACTGTGACTCAATAACATCTGCCAATTTAACCCCCCAATTCATCTGAATTGGGAGGAGGCAGTCAGACAGAATCAATGAGTTGTCCTTGCAGTAGCCAGGAAGGGCAGAGACCATTGACAGGGGAAAGCCCCAGTGCACACAAAAGATCTcactgtcaattattttttttctgcttaAAGCAGAATAAACAATGAATATGATGATACGCATTATTGCCTTGTGTCGGGTAACCCAACCCAAAAACAAAGCATCTGTGAACCAACAGACAGAAGATGCACAATGATTCACTTTTCATTCCCAGTGATATTACAGCTAACACGGTGCTTTCAACCCTCACTAAAGTTGGAGAAAACATTCCCGTCGAGAAGAAAGGAAAAGCTAAAAGGATTCATGAAACGAATCCGAACCATGCCCGCATGAGAAAACGAGTGTGGGAGGGAGACAGGAGCAGACAGAGGAAGAGATGGAGAACAAAAATAGCAAAGGAACTAAGAGGAAAACAGCAGAGAATCTCTGCATTATGCTGCAGTGGGGGAATCCTCTGCTGCGCGAGAGGCGTCTAGTCAGACCTGTAAACAACTCTGACATATCAAAGACACGCTGCCTTCTGCAGCTCACATTTCTTCTTATCTATATCAAAAAATCAATGGCAGAGTCTCCTTCTAAGCCCTGTGAGAAACTTGCCTGTAGGTGGGCTTTTGTGGACAGACTTTTGCAGGATGGTGAGGGAATTTCATTCTGAAGGATCTCCAGAGATCTCCTTGACATGCACTTACGAGCAAAACTATTTTGTTTAGGAAAATTGTTTTATGCCTAATTTGCATAACCACTTATTTACTGTGAAAATTTACTGTGCAAACATATTAATTTCTgttataagaatttttttattttaaaataatatttttgtaatagaTGACTTACACTGAATATTGAAGGAAAAGCAGTCAATAAGAGCCCAGATTAAATGTGAACTCCTTTGaaattctttaaaattcatcctAAAGTGCAACTTAAAGAAGCGAGTACGATTTTGCTTTTAGCCACCAACAAAATTCccacagttacatttgtgttacaCCATAGTTTGGACGAGATTATTATTATTCGGTAATTATCCCTCTCTGTCTAAAgaaatactatatatatataattttgtatttCTTTAGACATGGGCAATTTGATGTTATTTGATGCTAAACTATTTTATTTCTTCCACTAGTGGGCAGTATAAACCTAAAACTGTTCAATGAGATAGACTTAGTCACCTCACACTGCTAACCGGCGGCATACAATCAATTTGCACTGCCTTGATGACCTTGTAAAGTGTTAATGTGTCTGACAGGACAAGCAAGTCAATCAAACAACAAAATTAATTTCACTTTCATATTCCAATATCCCTCAAGATCTTTAATCTTTCTTCGTAACCAACGTTATTTGTAAATGACATCATCTACAGTGATGGTTCAATTACTTTAAttgcaaaacatcaacatttctTCAAACTTCCTCCAATGGGGAAAATCCACACTGTGTCCGTGATGTCATTTGAGAAGCACATAATTGCAAAATTGGCAAATTCCTCTCCTTATAAAGACATTGACGTATGACAAAGCGATGATCTTTGGAAGAAGACTGTGACGCACATAAACATGAACAACAGGTTCTCTAGAATAATACAACGGTTACAGTAATAATGACATAACTTCTGAAGAAAAGACAGCTTGTTTGCCAACTACTATTGCCTGAGGACACATGCCCTGTGTTTCACTTCCTCAATATTGCCTAAGCCGTGCATGAATGTGTGTCTGCATATGTGTGTGCGTAACATTAAAGAACTATAAACTATCAAATTAAAACACAGCTGTGTAAGCCAGACTATTTAAAAGTTAACATTATTTCCTTTaatttaggttttatttttggTGTAAAACAATTCCCAAAACAGTTGAGTTCAGATTAAATAATATTCAATTTGAAATGTTCATGCAAAATAGATGCAGTGCGGTTACATTTTGTATAAACTACTGTACAATCAAAAAATGATTGTAGAACTAGCAGCCTACATGAAACCTGTCGTGTAGTTTTAATAAACTAAATATCACTAAGCTTTCTTAAGATGCTCAAATTTGAGTTGACAGTTTTGATCCAATTTAAGCTGGGAACACACACAACATTTTTTGCACAGATTTTCAATGTCATTTGATTGTAATGACTGATCATGCTTAGTCTTTTCCATGCATAAAAATCATAACGCAAGAGTTTCTCTTTACATATGACATTTACATCTCCAGCAGATGCACTCTTGGTAGACCACGGCTTAAATGATCCCATCATATTATccatataataaacaaaaaaaagcgCTGTGCAAAACACTCATTCCCAGCATTCACAACTGTTCATATACTGTAACCAAAAATTTTAGTAAAGAATCTTAAAGTTCAGAAAGCGACTTTACCACCATGCTTGAATTCCTCGCACTTAACGTTTAAGAAAAGTGCAAAACATAGTTTAAAAAGCTCACCTTTCTCCAGCAGTTAACTTTTCCGATCTTTCTCTGTTCTTTCATCTCAATGCAGCAAGCTCCCATTTTAAGTTAGGTTCTGTATGTCCCAAAGACTTTCTTGAGTCTTATGTTTGTCGTTTGACAGACGCAACAGTGTTACTGACTCAATATGAGCTGTGAGCGCTGACTATCCTCCAGTGTGTCACCGCATACACACTCCCCTTACGGTAGGACCGCCTACTCTCACACACACTGGAACTCTAACCCCGTTGCGACATAGTTTACAGGGTAAACAGTCTGATCTGGAGTCCGATTAAGCACCCTGATGTGATCTTTTGAAGTCTTCAGAGTAAACATACGTAAACATATACAAATACTGCCACGCACGTTTCATTTAAGCTATGAAAGAGATGCCATATTTTTTTTCATCCAAGATTAAAGACACATATGATCATCATAATAGGCAAGCATTTATCTAAGCTTTATCTAAACAGGCACAGCAAGAGTCACACAATAGAAATCCTAGCATTCCCAAATGTACAATTCAGATATTTCACACAGGTTTAGGGTTTCATGGCCATAGACTTAAGTGGGCTATCGATTGTGTGGCTGTACAATCACTGCAAAAAACGTGTCTGTAATAttgtaattaataaaataacattCGGTTGTCTGAAACAGAATGCCTACACAATATTTGATACATAAAACATGCTGGAAGAAGAACCCTGAAGCTAATATAAATTTTACATACAAGCTCGCACACAGCTAAAATGTAAGTCAAACACAAGTCAAATCAGGTGGCCTAGACATCCAAAAGGGCAGTAAAAGGTCAGACGTCCTGGTACTCTCTGTACAACTTTTATAGATATCTTTATATGTTATGCTCTTAAACAAAATTCTTATACAAAAGCTATATGAGATATAAGAAGCTGTTAAGGCTTTATGTGCGTCACCTGTCCCAAGATGTGTTTCCTTATTTCTTAATATGCATGCGCtgcaaaaaagattttttttgttatgtaTTCCAGTAAaagtgtgcttaaaacaagttaAACTAAAAGACTTGTTTTCAGACAATGTATAATATATCTCATATGAGATCTCTTTAGCATGAGACTAATGGAATAGAAACTTTTAAGTCTTTTCATATTTCTCTTGAGAAAAAGTGTTTCCGTTAAAGTTTCAAAGGATATCTAATGTCACAAACTGAGCTCAGATTTGCCAAGACGGCAATAAAAAGTTTCAAGTTTATACTTATAAATTTCTCATTTAATTGACccaaatccagataattttaTCTATACTTCTGTATACATTTTTGCAGAACTCTTaatgcattttaacaaatttctCATTTGCTtctattttaattttttccaATTTAAAGAGAAACATCTAAGACTAAGTTGAAActtgaaacaacaaaaaaaaacaatcttcTGAGAATTGAAAGAGGAACCTCTGAGCAATATTTTTTCTCTGGGTTCTAACTCCACtggccattttattttttatttacgcATAAAATCACTAAATTTTGTTACTAAATTTATTCTATAGCAACAATTATTTTGAAAAGTCTAAattccacactgtaaaaaatatgcagcatttttttccaaaataaaagtgatttttttgcataatatatgtgtgtgtccAGTGTGTtactattatatatatttattacattatatttattatGCATTTAAGACATCTAATAGCTATCCGAACACAGGCCAgactaaaaaataaattaaaaactaaaaatataaataaataaataaataatatacatgaaaatgtttatgaaaaacatacatgtatgtgtgtgcatttatatataccTAATAagtacacacagcacacacttaatatattatgccaaaaattacttttattttatacagtatgcaattaatctttgcccagcactcaTTTTTGTTACTTTACCATAACTTACTATTTTCTAACTTCATACAAGTGAGgtcaacttttcacaagccGAAACTTAAAATTgcaggttgaattgacttgcaaaaccaaattgttttaactttatgctgcATTTTCTTATAGTGCATGCAATTTTGCATCTCATATTTGATTAattagaataaaaaataaaaaaaattaattaaaatgttaaggtGTGACTTGTTTACCCTTAAGGCGATCCACTCCTGCACATAGATCTGTAAGCCTGATgtgtttttttgcatttctcattcatgtgtgtgtgtgtgtgtgtgtgtgtgtgtgtgtgtgtgtaagagtgAGTGT
This Paramisgurnus dabryanus chromosome 7, PD_genome_1.1, whole genome shotgun sequence DNA region includes the following protein-coding sequences:
- the pde4ba gene encoding 3',5'-cyclic-AMP phosphodiesterase 4B isoform X4; protein product: MLRRSPCHRGRVHFDFSEEVVKRLHASPSSFDVENGPSVSCSPLDPQASPGSGLVLHPNFPGHNQRRESFLYRSDSDYDLSPKSMSRNSSVASELHGDDLIVTPFAQVLASLRSVRNNFTVLTNVQCSSNKRSPVSNQPPITRVCLPDESYQKLAVETMEELDWCLDQLETIQTYRSVSDMASNKFKRMLNRELTHLSEMSRSGNQVSEFISNTFLDKQNDVEIPSPTPKAREKKKKQLMTQISGVKKVSHGPSLNCGIARFGVKTDKEDLLSKELEDLNKWGLNIFTVSEFSNNRPLTCIMYAIFQERDLLKTFKIPADTFVTYMMTLEEHYHQDVAYHNSLHAADVAQSTHILLSTPALDAVFTDLEILAAIFAAAIHDVDHPGVSNQFLINTNSELALMYNDESVLENHHLAVGFKLLQEDNCDMFQNLTKKQRQSLRKMVIDMVLATDMSKHMSLLADLKTMVETKKVTSSGVLLLDNYTDRIQVLRNMVHCADLSNPTKSLELYRQWTDRIMEEFFHQGDRERERGMEISPMCDKHTASVEKSQVGFIDYIVHPLWETWADLVHPDAQDILDTLEDNRNWYQSMIPQSPSPPFYQPDKEGNGGGSGPDKFQFELTLEEEDSEGTEKDEQSQGDDEDEDREEDMESSTTHIQIVTEDASPVDT
- the pde4ba gene encoding 3',5'-cyclic-AMP phosphodiesterase 4B isoform X5, translating into MPEANYLLSVSWGYIKFKRMLNRELTHLSEMSRSGNQVSEFISNTFLDKQNDVEIPSPTPKAREKKKKQLMTQISGVKKVSHGPSLNCGIARFGVKTDKEDLLSKELEDLNKWGLNIFTVSEFSNNRPLTCIMYAIFQERDLLKTFKIPADTFVTYMMTLEEHYHQDVAYHNSLHAADVAQSTHILLSTPALDAVFTDLEILAAIFAAAIHDVDHPGVSNQFLINTNSELALMYNDESVLENHHLAVGFKLLQEDNCDMFQNLTKKQRQSLRKMVIDMVLATDMSKHMSLLADLKTMVETKKVTSSGVLLLDNYTDRIQVLRNMVHCADLSNPTKSLELYRQWTDRIMEEFFHQGDRERERGMEISPMCDKHTASVEKSQVGFIDYIVHPLWETWADLVHPDAQDILDTLEDNRNWYQSMIPQSPSPPFYQPDKEGNGGGSGPDKFQFELTLEEEDSEGTEKDEQSQGDDEDEDREEDMESSTTHIQIVTEDASPVDT